In Chryseobacterium gleum, a single genomic region encodes these proteins:
- a CDS encoding T9SS-dependent choice-of-anchor J family protein, protein MKKIILSSVLFLSHVAAAQSLVWGNSFDTPADLQGWTFHDLNSNGNGWVQGQNIYHNGTSLTYGTAGVLRHSISLVPTGNATGFATENDWIISPQIDLTNVSGTVTLAAYIGRQRSTHTIVARDLFIYVSTPQKEVPALSDFQAMTVDANGNDISSAYKIQVGDSANPFPADLTEFVESLVDLSAFAGKKIYIGMWANRKASGNNIQNINIDEIGIYADSFLGTKDVKRNKIVTQIAENPVKESLQLQLNQALKENITVVSIYNAAGQKVLTAQYSKAIHLAGLTPGAYIAEITDGKTTERLKFIKK, encoded by the coding sequence ATGAAAAAAATAATTTTATCATCTGTTCTGTTTTTATCCCACGTGGCTGCAGCACAGTCTCTGGTATGGGGGAATTCTTTCGACACTCCTGCTGATCTTCAGGGATGGACCTTCCATGATCTGAACAGCAATGGCAACGGATGGGTACAGGGACAAAATATCTATCACAACGGAACATCTTTAACCTATGGTACAGCAGGCGTTCTCCGCCATTCGATCAGTTTGGTTCCAACCGGAAATGCTACAGGATTTGCAACGGAAAATGACTGGATTATTTCTCCACAAATTGATCTTACAAATGTTTCAGGAACTGTCACTTTAGCAGCTTATATCGGAAGACAGAGATCTACTCATACCATTGTTGCCAGAGATCTTTTTATCTATGTAAGCACACCACAGAAAGAAGTTCCTGCATTATCTGATTTTCAGGCAATGACGGTAGACGCCAATGGCAATGATATTTCAAGTGCCTATAAAATACAGGTAGGAGATTCTGCCAATCCATTTCCGGCGGATCTTACGGAGTTTGTAGAATCCCTTGTAGATCTTTCTGCTTTTGCAGGGAAGAAAATCTATATCGGGATGTGGGCCAACAGAAAGGCAAGCGGAAATAATATCCAGAATATTAATATTGATGAAATAGGAATTTATGCCGATTCATTTTTGGGAACTAAGGATGTAAAAAGAAACAAAATTGTAACACAAATTGCAGAAAATCCGGTAAAAGAATCTTTGCAGCTGCAGCTTAATCAGGCATTGAAAGAAAATATAACCGTAGTCAGTATTTACAATGCAGCAGGACAAAAAGTATTAACCGCTCAGTATTCCAAAGCAATTCATCTGGCTGGTCTTACACCAGGAGCGTATATCGCGGAAATTACTGATGGAAAGACTACGGAAAGACTGAAATTTATTAAGAAATAA
- a CDS encoding S41 family peptidase, translated as MKNFLKLLCFAIAAFLISCTNNNDESAPVFPEGSTEAVNLWVQDSMKRYYYWADQMPAKPDYRLPAKDFFKSLLSPQDRFSFMVNTEDSSTYPRSIRNMYGFDYTIVQLDNNEVVTVVKLVLQNSPAFNAGLERGMIITKVNGKVMTAANAEAMAASIKDQTVVELTVGKWQNGAVINEKNITVYYGFSFEQPILSKIFDKNNKKVGYLYIYDFPDGMTQALNQKFAEFKTAGVQELILDLRYNYGGSVSSAAALCSLIPVGLSSASPFIIFKGNKNGGEVKRTFAEQIAYDSKALDFTTLRANALGLQKVFILTSNSTASAAEIVINNLKPYMQVIQIGNTTLGKDMAGFVVEDKRKPRKISWQIHPVIYKVFNAGGSGEYSNGISPQVIVNEYAGLPLLPLGDPDETLIATVLNGGYFKSADKEKNGNIRILFQSDVPPIVAGK; from the coding sequence ATGAAAAACTTTTTAAAACTTCTATGCTTTGCGATCGCAGCCTTTCTCATTTCATGTACAAATAATAATGACGAAAGCGCACCTGTTTTCCCGGAAGGAAGCACAGAAGCTGTGAATCTCTGGGTTCAGGACAGTATGAAACGGTACTATTACTGGGCAGATCAGATGCCTGCAAAACCGGATTACAGACTTCCTGCCAAAGATTTTTTTAAAAGCCTGCTATCTCCCCAGGACCGGTTTTCTTTCATGGTGAATACTGAAGATTCCTCTACCTATCCACGTTCTATAAGGAATATGTACGGTTTTGATTATACCATTGTTCAGCTGGACAATAATGAAGTGGTTACTGTGGTTAAGCTGGTCCTTCAAAACTCTCCGGCTTTCAATGCAGGGCTGGAACGGGGTATGATCATTACCAAAGTCAACGGGAAAGTAATGACGGCCGCCAATGCTGAAGCTATGGCTGCATCCATTAAAGATCAGACCGTTGTAGAACTTACCGTTGGAAAATGGCAGAATGGAGCTGTCATCAATGAAAAAAATATTACCGTTTATTACGGCTTCTCTTTTGAACAACCCATCTTATCTAAGATTTTTGATAAAAACAATAAAAAAGTTGGTTACCTGTATATCTATGATTTTCCGGACGGGATGACCCAGGCTCTGAATCAAAAATTTGCAGAATTTAAAACTGCCGGCGTGCAGGAGCTGATCCTTGATCTCCGTTACAATTATGGAGGCTCGGTATCTTCTGCGGCTGCACTTTGTTCCCTGATTCCTGTCGGTCTTTCATCCGCTTCACCATTCATTATTTTTAAAGGAAATAAAAACGGAGGTGAAGTAAAAAGAACATTTGCAGAGCAAATTGCCTATGATTCCAAAGCTTTAGATTTCACAACTCTACGGGCCAATGCGTTAGGTTTACAGAAAGTTTTCATCCTTACTTCCAACAGTACAGCATCTGCCGCTGAAATTGTCATCAATAATCTGAAGCCGTATATGCAGGTCATTCAGATTGGAAATACCACTTTGGGGAAAGATATGGCAGGATTTGTAGTGGAAGATAAACGTAAACCCAGAAAAATTTCCTGGCAGATCCACCCGGTAATCTACAAAGTATTTAATGCTGGTGGCTCCGGAGAATATAGCAATGGAATTTCACCACAGGTAATCGTTAATGAATATGCAGGACTTCCGTTATTACCTCTGGGAGATCCTGATGAAACCCTTATCGCTACAGTTCTGAATGGAGGATATTTCAAATCAGCAGATAAAGAAAAGAATGGAAATATCAGAATTTTATTTCAGAGTGATGTGCCGCCTATCGTAGCGGGGAAGTAA
- a CDS encoding sterol desaturase family protein — MLLGAFLWKNGWIVLGHTESFMGIAMEVVSLLLLMDLLMYFFHFTAHLPFLYKMLHGKHHEHVSTNFLSLFVLHPFETIGFGLMMLALLIGYDFSVVSISIYLLLNLIWGTIGHLNREFFPVSFDRFFVGTTRFHNQHHLDESKNFGFYTSIWDRVFGTYK, encoded by the coding sequence ATGTTACTCGGAGCTTTTTTATGGAAAAACGGATGGATAGTGCTTGGACATACAGAATCCTTCATGGGAATAGCAATGGAAGTTGTTTCTTTGCTTCTTTTGATGGACCTGCTGATGTATTTCTTCCATTTTACCGCGCATTTACCTTTCCTGTATAAAATGCTGCACGGGAAACATCATGAGCATGTCAGTACCAATTTTTTGAGCCTTTTCGTACTGCATCCTTTTGAAACGATAGGATTCGGGCTCATGATGCTGGCTTTACTTATAGGATATGATTTTTCTGTAGTTTCCATTTCAATTTATCTTTTGCTTAATCTGATCTGGGGAACCATAGGACATCTGAACAGGGAGTTTTTTCCGGTTTCCTTTGATCGCTTTTTTGTGGGAACAACCAGGTTTCACAATCAGCATCATTTGGATGAAAGTAAAAATTTCGGATTCTATACTTCTATCTGGGACAGAGTATTTGGTACCTATAAATAA
- a CDS encoding MarR family winged helix-turn-helix transcriptional regulator: protein MKPIEKEFFNTFTDFQCLILAHMNRGDINGVTAAHYNIIEFILRKGSATGREISTAFNISQAAISKQLKFLISHDFIIRKQEERDHRKFNLSVTDKGRFIIENSETFRKNITRQAASILTSKELQTFNSLLGKILNEIKL, encoded by the coding sequence ATGAAACCCATTGAAAAAGAATTTTTTAACACATTTACTGATTTCCAGTGCCTTATTCTGGCACACATGAACCGGGGTGATATTAACGGTGTAACGGCTGCTCATTATAATATTATTGAATTTATTTTAAGAAAAGGAAGCGCTACGGGAAGAGAAATCTCAACAGCGTTTAACATCAGTCAGGCAGCCATTTCAAAGCAGCTGAAATTTCTGATCAGTCATGATTTTATTATCAGAAAACAGGAAGAAAGAGATCACAGAAAGTTTAATCTTTCGGTGACCGATAAGGGAAGGTTTATCATAGAAAATTCTGAGACATTCCGTAAGAATATTACACGGCAGGCAGCTTCTATACTTACTTCTAAAGAACTGCAAACTTTTAACAGTCTGCTGGGTAAAATTTTAAATGAAATAAAACTGTAA